The Lacipirellula parvula genome window below encodes:
- a CDS encoding ExbD/TolR family protein, translating into MHSGGMNLGGDHAGGDTLLARRSLEDDAEFDITAMIDLVFMMNIYFLVSFLTASMGDIAQPTARHVSALDGDTAVRITVLGSLDGESVSVYLGNGKEGEEITDPEQQELRVREYVEKALEEGKSNVLIKAEAKVQEGQVNRISLAAAIEGMKLHAGVTEIDEP; encoded by the coding sequence ATGCATTCCGGAGGAATGAACTTGGGAGGCGATCACGCCGGCGGCGATACGCTGCTCGCGCGCCGTTCGCTCGAAGACGACGCCGAGTTCGACATCACGGCCATGATCGACTTGGTGTTCATGATGAACATCTACTTCCTTGTTTCGTTTCTCACCGCCTCGATGGGCGACATCGCGCAACCGACCGCCCGGCACGTCTCCGCCCTCGACGGCGATACGGCCGTGCGCATCACCGTCCTCGGCAGCCTCGACGGCGAGTCGGTGAGCGTCTACCTCGGCAACGGCAAGGAAGGCGAAGAAATCACGGATCCGGAACAGCAAGAGCTGCGGGTGCGCGAGTACGTCGAAAAAGCGCTGGAAGAGGGCAAGTCGAACGTCCTGATCAAGGCGGAAGCGAAGGTTCAGGAAGGACAGGTCAACCGTATCTCGCTGGCGGCGGCTATCGAAGGCATGAAGCTCCACGCGGGCGTCACGGAGATCGACGAGCCATGA
- a CDS encoding ExbD/TolR family protein, producing the protein MTISFACPICGKKLSAPESLVGSERTCPKCRAKIKVPTAEQAARRKPASDSHASSPHGLLNSSGGEHEEDLIDMTAMVDIVFFLLIFFMVTSLSAVESVIGLPQPQKKTSAPVSQAAPDMANDPSFVAVTIEADDTVWVEDEQVFGSQSLRVKLRDLRNRDFQPTGMMITCNPKASHGTAVMVLDSGADVGMEDMRLAVTDAVE; encoded by the coding sequence ATGACGATTTCCTTCGCCTGCCCTATCTGCGGAAAAAAGCTCTCGGCGCCGGAGTCGCTGGTTGGCAGCGAACGGACCTGCCCGAAGTGCCGCGCGAAAATCAAAGTTCCCACCGCTGAGCAAGCCGCACGCCGCAAACCGGCCAGCGATTCGCACGCCAGTTCGCCTCACGGCCTGCTCAATTCGTCGGGCGGTGAGCACGAAGAAGATTTGATCGACATGACGGCGATGGTCGACATTGTCTTCTTCCTGTTGATCTTCTTCATGGTCACCTCGCTCAGTGCCGTCGAGTCGGTCATCGGGCTCCCGCAGCCTCAGAAGAAGACCTCGGCGCCGGTGTCTCAGGCGGCGCCCGACATGGCGAACGACCCAAGCTTCGTCGCCGTCACGATCGAGGCCGACGACACCGTTTGGGTCGAAGATGAGCAAGTTTTCGGCTCGCAGAGCCTCCGCGTCAAATTGCGCGACCTCCGCAACCGCGATTTCCAGCCGACGGGGATGATGATTACCTGCAATCCGAAGGCCAGCCACGGCACGGCGGTGATGGTACTCGATTCGGGCGCCGACGTCGGGATGGAAGATATGCGGCTGGCGGTCACCGATGCCGTAGAATAG